From the genome of Photobacterium sp. TLY01:
ACGCAGGTAATTCATGTGTAGAATGGGCCGATTTTTATGAAAGCGAGTCGATCATGCTACATGTGATTTCTGCGTTGCCGCCTATGCTGGCCTTATTTATGGCGATCGTCTGTGAGGTGATCGCGACTTCTATGCTGCCTAAAACGCAGCAATTTACTCAGCTTGTGCCGACCCTGATTGTATTAACCGGGTATGGTGCTGCATTCTTTTTGCTTTCCGTGACGGTAAAAGTTGTGCCAATTGGCGTCGCCTATGCCATTTGGTGCGGGGCAGGGATCGTTCTGGTCGCCCTGATCAGTTGGTTGTGGTACGGCCAAAAGCTGGATCTGTTTGCTCTGCTGGGGATTGCAATGATCCTGGCCGGCACGCTCATTATCAATGTCTTTTCCAAATCCTTAGCACACTGACCGGCCGCTCTGGCGTAGCATTTGCACCTTGGATAGCCGCCACCTTGGTGATGATTCGGGCGGATAAACCTGATCGGCCACACAAAATCAAAAGAAAGAATAAGAAAAATATCGCACTTTTCACCAGTGAAAAGTGCGTAATTATGTATTCAGTATGCAGTCATCTGAGCGGGTTTATTCTGGCTTCATCTGGATGAATTGCAGTTGAAGCTTGTTCTGCTTCAGACAGTCTATGCTTTTAAAATAATGAACGGCAGCCCGTGTGTTTTTGTATCAGCGTGGCGTATCGCGTGCGTGAAAACGGCTGTCGCCTGAGGGGAACAGGTCAGAGAAGGGAGGTTGAAACAGGCGAAAGACTGTACACCCGATTTTGTCTGAATGTGTTTCCTTTCCGCCAGATAACAAGCAACCAGAGATTCGTTTGCGGGTTCGCCGCAAAGCGGCTATCAGCGGGAGTCAGTGCAACGTGAAATCGCACCAGGGTGCGATGAATAGCCATGCTGCAAATTGGTGATAATATCTAATTTATAACATTTGGTTAGACATTTATCTGGATCTTGTTGCTAATGTAAAAGCTTTGTTATCTTTAGCCCGAGATAAACTGAGATGGAAAGTCTATGAAAGCACGTGAAGCGAATTTTGACGGATTGGTAGGGCCTACGCACAACTACAGTGGTCTGTCGTATGGTAATGTTGCGTCTGCTAAGAATCAGGCGGCACCATCTAATCCGAAACAAGCAGCCAAGCAAGGCCTGGACAAAATGAAGGCCCTGGCCGACATGGGAATGTTGCAGGGTGTGCTGGCACCGCAAGAGCGTCCAGACGTCCACACTCTGCGCCGTCTGGGTTTCACAGGCAGCGACAAATCTATTATTGAACAGGCTGCGAAACAAGCACCGAAAGTGCTGGCCGCATGTTGTTCTGCCTCCAGTATGTGGACCGCGAATGCCGCGACTGTGTCGCCCTCGGCTGATACTGCTGACGGCAAGATCCATTTTACACCGGCAAACCTGACCAACAAATTTCACCGTTCTATTGAACATGAAGTGACTGGCCGTATTTTGCGCAGCACCTTTGCCGATCCTGAATACTTTTCTCACCACTCTGCACTGCCAGCGGTAGAGCACTTTGGCGATGAAGGTGCGGCGAACCACACCCGTTTCTGCAACGAGTACGGCGAGCAAGGTGTTGAATTTTTTGTCTTCGGTCGCTATGCCTTTGATACTCGCCACCCGGCACCGAAAGTGTTCCCGGCCCGCCATACGTTTGAAGCGTGCGAAGCGGTTGCCCGTTTGCATCAGCTGGATCCGGCAAAAGTCGTGATAGCGCAGCAAAATCCGGATGTGATTGATCAGGGCGTTTTCCACAACGATGTCATCGCGGTGGGTAATAAAAATATCCTGTTCTGCCACCAGCAGGCGTTTTTGGATCAGCAGGGCACTTACCGTTCTCTGAAAGAGAAAATGGGCGAAGGCTTCAACATTATTGAAGTTCCTACCAGTGCTGTGTCTGTTGACGACGCTGTCACCAGCTACCTGTTTAACTCACAGCTGATCGAAACCCCGAACGGTGAAACGCTGTTGGTTCTGCCAGAAGAATGTCGCAAAAACGAGAATGTGTGGCGTTACGTTGAACAACTGATGGCTGACAAGCGCGGTATTGATCAGGTGAAAGTGTTTGACCTGAAACAAAGCATGGCCAACGGCGGTGGTCCGGCGTGTTTGCGTTTGCGTGTCGTGCTGAATGAACAAGAAGTGCGTGCCGTGAACCCTTCAACCTTGATGAATGATGGCTTATATGGCCGCCTGAATCAGTGGGTTGATAAGCACTATCGTGATCAGATGGTTGAAGCCGATCTGGCAGATCCTCAGTTACTGGATGAATCCCGTGCTGCCCTGGATGAACTGACTCAGATTCTGGCTCTGGGGTCGGTATACCCGTTCCAGCGCTAAGCGCCAGCAAAAGCGATTTCTCCAAGCAAAGCGGTATGCCATCAAGGCTGCCGCTTTTTTCTTTTTTATCATTCATTTGAATCTGCCCCCATCCGCTGTGTATCCCTCTATACTTGTCAGACAGAGTGAAACCATTCCGACGATCAGCCTGGTCATTTTTCGCTATAACGATGTGCCTTTTGATGTCGGGACGGTATGAAATTCGCGCAATCACGCACAGGATGAGCACTTAAAATGCGAATAACTATCATTTGTGATATTTTGTTTTCAGACCCTGCTATTTAGGAAGACAGAGAATGAAAGAGTTGATAACACGCTGGTTAGAAAGAGATCCCGATCCTGCCACCCGGGATGAGCTACAGAACCTGATTGATGCCGGTAATGAGCAGGAACTGACCGAGCGATTCTCTGGTCGCCTCGCGTTTGGTACCGCGGGTTTAAGGGGCATCGTGGGGGCAGGCCCTAACCGGATGAACAGGCTGGTAATTCAGGAAACCGCGACCGGTCTGGGACAGTATTTACAGCAAACCGTGCCGCAGGCGAAATCACAAGGCGTCGTGATTGGGTATGATGGCCGGCCAGATTCAAAAACCTTTGCCCATGATGCTGCTTCTGTTTTAACAGCGCAGGGCATCAAGGTTTACCTGACAGTGACGGTCGCGCCCACCCCGTTGGTGGCTTATGGTGTCACAGCCTTAAAGGCCGCTGCGGGTATTGTGGTTACAGCCAGCCACAACCCACCGGCCTATAACGGGTTTAAAGTGTACTGGAGCAATGGGGCACAGATCATTCCCCCTCATGATAAAGGGATTGCTGCAGCCATTGACCAAGCGGCGATTGAACCGCTTGAACTGATGGATCTCAATGAAGCCGGGAACCAGGGGTTACTGGTTTGGCTGGATGATGAGTTTTATAACGATTACAGAGAATCCATTAGACAAAGTGCCTTACTGCAAAATTATGCCAAACCCGATCCGATCAGCATTGCTTACACTGCGATGCATGGTGTGGGTGCACAAATGGCAGAGACTCTTCTGGCCGACGCCGGATTTACCAAAGTGTACAGTGTCGCCGCGCAGCGAGAACCGGACGGAACCTTCCCCACGGTGAATTTTCCGAACCCTGAAGAGCCGGGCGCCATGGATCTGGTGATTGCGGAAGCGGAGAAACACCAGGCGATCCTGGCATGCGCGAACGACCCGGATGCCGACCGTTTTGCGGTGGCGGTTCGCACCCCTGAAGGGCAGTATAAAATGCTGACCGGCGATCAGGTCGGTGTCTTGCTGGGGCATTATTTGCTGACCAGAGCGAACCCTGGAACCAGCCTTGTCGGTACCACGATTGTCTCTTCCAGCCTGTTGCAAAAAGTAGCGTCGCG
Proteins encoded in this window:
- a CDS encoding multidrug efflux SMR transporter, yielding MPPMLALFMAIVCEVIATSMLPKTQQFTQLVPTLIVLTGYGAAFFLLSVTVKVVPIGVAYAIWCGAGIVLVALISWLWYGQKLDLFALLGIAMILAGTLIINVFSKSLAH
- the astB gene encoding N-succinylarginine dihydrolase, whose amino-acid sequence is MKAREANFDGLVGPTHNYSGLSYGNVASAKNQAAPSNPKQAAKQGLDKMKALADMGMLQGVLAPQERPDVHTLRRLGFTGSDKSIIEQAAKQAPKVLAACCSASSMWTANAATVSPSADTADGKIHFTPANLTNKFHRSIEHEVTGRILRSTFADPEYFSHHSALPAVEHFGDEGAANHTRFCNEYGEQGVEFFVFGRYAFDTRHPAPKVFPARHTFEACEAVARLHQLDPAKVVIAQQNPDVIDQGVFHNDVIAVGNKNILFCHQQAFLDQQGTYRSLKEKMGEGFNIIEVPTSAVSVDDAVTSYLFNSQLIETPNGETLLVLPEECRKNENVWRYVEQLMADKRGIDQVKVFDLKQSMANGGGPACLRLRVVLNEQEVRAVNPSTLMNDGLYGRLNQWVDKHYRDQMVEADLADPQLLDESRAALDELTQILALGSVYPFQR
- a CDS encoding phospho-sugar mutase yields the protein MKELITRWLERDPDPATRDELQNLIDAGNEQELTERFSGRLAFGTAGLRGIVGAGPNRMNRLVIQETATGLGQYLQQTVPQAKSQGVVIGYDGRPDSKTFAHDAASVLTAQGIKVYLTVTVAPTPLVAYGVTALKAAAGIVVTASHNPPAYNGFKVYWSNGAQIIPPHDKGIAAAIDQAAIEPLELMDLNEAGNQGLLVWLDDEFYNDYRESIRQSALLQNYAKPDPISIAYTAMHGVGAQMAETLLADAGFTKVYSVAAQREPDGTFPTVNFPNPEEPGAMDLVIAEAEKHQAILACANDPDADRFAVAVRTPEGQYKMLTGDQVGVLLGHYLLTRANPGTSLVGTTIVSSSLLQKVASRVGADYYQTLTGFKWLTNIAMEKQREDSCFLFAYEEALGYTVGNMVWDKDGLSAMLAFAQMTAELASQGRTVWDQLEAIYREHGLYLNSQVSIALSPNSPPIGDALRQQPPEEIAGRNVVRIDDLKSSTRYKADGSVETIDLPASDVLIYFLEDDSRVVVRPSGTEPKLKCYYEVVEVIDQVDTLEHAYQRAQSSMDELVQRHQNSLTGLTDRS